One stretch of Zhihengliuella flava DNA includes these proteins:
- a CDS encoding WhiB family transcriptional regulator: MDWRSRAACLEKDPELFFPVGNTGPALLQIEEAKSVCRTCEVIDTCLQWAIESGQDAGVWGGMSEDERRALKRRAARARRAS; the protein is encoded by the coding sequence ATGGATTGGCGTAGTCGCGCAGCCTGCCTAGAGAAGGACCCGGAGCTATTCTTCCCCGTCGGGAACACCGGCCCAGCCCTGCTCCAGATCGAAGAGGCCAAGAGCGTGTGCCGGACGTGTGAAGTGATTGACACGTGCCTCCAGTGGGCCATTGAGTCCGGCCAAGATGCCGGCGTGTGGGGCGGCATGAGCGAGGACGAGCGCCGCGCACTCAAGCGCCGCGCCGCTCGCGCCCGCCGCGCGTCCTAG
- a CDS encoding Stk1 family PASTA domain-containing Ser/Thr kinase, with product MAVQGKDPLYGVTIDGRYRVESRLARGGMSTVYLALDQRLHRKVALKVLYPHLAQDPKVVARFEDEAINAAKLSHFHIVNVLDQGVDGEYAYLVMEYVPGKTLRDVLAQHGRLTPRHALQLMDAIVDGLAAAHAAGLVHRDMKPENVLLAPDGRIKVADFGLARAASNHTASSTLVGTVAYISPELVKGEPADARSDIYAIGIMLYELLTGKQPFTADMPINIAFKHVQDAVPPPSEVLPGLARDLDELVEWCTSKDPENRPHDAEALLGELRHIAGELTEKELDYGASEDYTTPLPSGPVTLDHGTDPDEQIHSATEVVPGATEVISPDAAATSVISPGLAETQALATPTNASSGESRRFDDQPATPAEALPAAAAGAALTPRQARKKAKRDHKQWKKDAQVPLESLEKNPRRKGWLWAGLVFLLAALLGTAGWFFGMGPGASVTIPALHGESAEDATARLDELGVAAASSPIYDDDMAAGYVVGTDPEANTTIRRFQGVELLVSRGPELFSVPNLRGLTLDAAESEVAEAQLTLGETTEDYNESVPAGEVVSQDPAPDEELRRGTEIDVVLSAGPAPVDVPDVTGLSAEDAENQLTSLGLTGEVAGEEHSTEVAEGLIIAQSPSSGQVERGGTVSYTVSLGPRMVEVPRVTGRQLEEAKRLLEEAGFVVEVTEGTFGIIFNTVATQDPGRGELLPEGSTVTIGVV from the coding sequence GTGGCAGTGCAGGGAAAGGACCCCCTTTATGGGGTGACGATTGACGGCCGGTATCGGGTGGAGTCCCGACTGGCTCGCGGCGGCATGTCCACGGTCTACCTCGCTCTCGATCAGCGCCTGCACCGCAAAGTCGCCCTCAAAGTGCTCTATCCTCACTTGGCCCAAGACCCCAAAGTGGTGGCCCGTTTTGAGGATGAGGCCATTAATGCAGCCAAACTCTCCCACTTCCACATCGTCAACGTCCTCGACCAAGGGGTCGATGGCGAGTATGCCTACCTCGTCATGGAATATGTCCCGGGCAAGACCCTGCGCGATGTCCTCGCGCAGCACGGTCGCTTGACGCCGCGCCATGCACTGCAATTAATGGACGCAATCGTCGATGGCTTAGCGGCAGCGCACGCCGCCGGCTTGGTCCACCGGGACATGAAGCCGGAAAACGTCCTCCTCGCCCCCGATGGGCGCATCAAGGTGGCCGACTTTGGCCTCGCACGGGCGGCGAGCAACCACACCGCGTCGTCAACGCTGGTGGGCACCGTGGCCTATATCTCTCCGGAGTTGGTCAAGGGAGAGCCGGCCGACGCGCGCAGCGACATCTACGCCATCGGCATCATGCTCTACGAACTCTTGACCGGCAAGCAGCCGTTCACGGCGGACATGCCCATCAACATCGCCTTCAAGCACGTCCAAGATGCTGTTCCTCCCCCATCCGAGGTGCTCCCAGGCCTAGCGCGCGACTTAGACGAGCTCGTGGAATGGTGCACCTCCAAAGATCCAGAGAACCGGCCGCATGACGCCGAAGCCCTCCTCGGCGAGTTGCGGCACATTGCCGGCGAGCTCACGGAGAAAGAGCTTGATTACGGGGCGAGCGAGGACTACACGACCCCCCTGCCGAGCGGTCCGGTCACTCTCGACCACGGCACGGATCCTGACGAGCAGATCCACAGCGCGACCGAAGTGGTACCTGGCGCGACCGAGGTGATTTCCCCCGACGCCGCAGCCACCAGCGTGATCTCCCCTGGACTCGCCGAGACGCAGGCCTTGGCAACGCCCACTAACGCGAGCTCAGGTGAGTCCCGCCGGTTCGACGACCAACCGGCGACGCCCGCCGAGGCCCTGCCCGCGGCCGCAGCCGGCGCCGCACTCACCCCGCGTCAAGCACGGAAAAAGGCCAAGCGCGACCACAAGCAGTGGAAAAAAGACGCTCAGGTCCCCCTCGAGTCTTTGGAGAAGAACCCGCGCCGGAAAGGCTGGCTGTGGGCCGGACTCGTCTTTCTCCTCGCGGCACTCCTGGGCACGGCCGGTTGGTTCTTCGGCATGGGTCCCGGGGCCAGCGTCACCATCCCGGCCTTGCACGGCGAATCGGCCGAAGATGCGACGGCTCGGCTGGACGAGCTCGGTGTTGCCGCCGCCTCGTCTCCCATCTACGACGACGACATGGCAGCTGGCTACGTGGTCGGCACCGACCCGGAAGCCAACACCACGATTCGACGCTTCCAGGGGGTCGAACTCCTCGTCTCCCGCGGACCCGAACTCTTCTCCGTGCCCAACCTGCGCGGCCTGACCTTGGATGCGGCCGAATCGGAGGTGGCTGAGGCCCAGTTGACCCTTGGGGAGACGACCGAGGACTACAACGAGTCGGTCCCGGCAGGCGAGGTCGTGTCCCAAGATCCCGCGCCAGACGAGGAATTGCGTCGAGGAACGGAAATCGACGTGGTGCTCTCCGCGGGGCCCGCGCCGGTCGATGTCCCCGATGTCACGGGCCTATCGGCGGAAGACGCGGAGAATCAACTCACCTCGCTGGGTCTGACCGGCGAGGTCGCCGGCGAGGAGCACAGCACCGAGGTTGCCGAGGGCCTCATCATCGCCCAATCGCCCTCGAGCGGTCAGGTGGAACGCGGGGGAACCGTCAGCTACACGGTCTCCCTCGGACCGCGCATGGTCGAGGTACCGCGCGTGACCGGCCGGCAGCTTGAGGAAGCCAAGCGCCTTCTCGAGGAGGCCGGATTCGTCGTCGAGGTCACCGAGGGCACCTTTGGCATCATCTTCAATACAGTGGCCACCCAAGATCCTGGCCGCGGTGAACTGCTGCCCGAGGGCTCAACAGTCACCATCGGCGTCGTCTGA
- a CDS encoding class II 3-deoxy-7-phosphoheptulonate synthase has protein sequence MSHVGNASAPLTAPIPGPATDPGLDAWRELPIKQQPDWSGTAEQQQAVSELSALPPLVFAGEVDILRARLAEAAKGRAFLLQGGDCAETFEGATADKISARVKTILQMSVVLTYGASMPVIKMGRMAGQFAKPRSSNMETRDGVTLPAFRGEIVNGYDFTEESRRHDPARMVQAYHTSASTLNLIRAFTQGGFADLRAVHQWNQGFRANPAYKEYESLAAEIDRAVRFMSACGADFEALKRTEFFAAHEALLLDYERALTRTDSRTGLPYDTSGHFLWIGERTRDLDGAHVDFLSRVHNPIGVKLGPTTTPDDALALIDKLDPNREPGRLTFISRMGAKNIREKLPQLVEKVAASGAEVVWVTDPMHGNTVTSANGYKTRRFDDVMDEVRGFFEVHDSLGTVAGGLHVEMTGDDVAECLGGADPIREDQFDDLYESLCDPRLNHRQSLEMAFLVSGALADRGPRG, from the coding sequence GTGAGTCACGTAGGAAACGCATCCGCGCCGTTGACGGCGCCCATCCCTGGCCCTGCAACCGATCCTGGGCTTGACGCCTGGCGCGAGCTGCCCATCAAGCAGCAGCCCGACTGGTCCGGGACCGCTGAGCAGCAGCAGGCCGTCTCCGAGCTTTCCGCCTTGCCCCCGTTGGTCTTCGCTGGCGAGGTGGACATCCTGCGCGCACGCCTCGCCGAGGCCGCCAAGGGGCGCGCCTTCCTGCTCCAAGGTGGGGATTGCGCGGAGACTTTTGAAGGTGCCACGGCAGACAAGATCAGCGCACGCGTCAAGACCATCCTGCAGATGTCGGTGGTTCTGACCTACGGCGCTTCCATGCCCGTCATCAAGATGGGGCGGATGGCCGGCCAGTTTGCCAAGCCACGCTCGTCGAACATGGAAACGCGCGACGGCGTGACGTTGCCCGCGTTCCGCGGCGAAATCGTCAATGGGTATGACTTCACCGAAGAGTCCCGCCGGCACGACCCGGCGCGCATGGTGCAGGCCTATCACACCTCAGCGTCCACGCTGAACCTGATCCGGGCCTTCACGCAAGGCGGTTTCGCCGACCTGCGAGCGGTGCATCAGTGGAACCAAGGTTTCCGGGCCAACCCGGCGTACAAGGAATATGAGTCCTTGGCCGCTGAGATCGACCGGGCGGTGCGTTTCATGTCCGCGTGCGGCGCCGATTTCGAGGCCCTGAAGCGGACCGAATTCTTCGCGGCCCACGAAGCCCTGCTGCTCGATTACGAACGCGCGCTGACCCGCACGGATTCGCGCACGGGGTTGCCGTACGACACCTCCGGTCACTTCCTTTGGATTGGCGAGCGTACACGCGATCTCGACGGTGCCCACGTGGACTTCTTGTCCCGGGTCCATAACCCGATCGGGGTCAAGCTCGGCCCCACCACCACGCCTGATGATGCTCTCGCCCTGATCGACAAGCTCGACCCGAATCGTGAGCCGGGCCGCTTGACCTTCATCTCCCGCATGGGGGCGAAGAACATTCGGGAGAAGCTGCCGCAGTTGGTGGAGAAGGTGGCCGCGTCCGGTGCCGAGGTCGTGTGGGTCACGGACCCCATGCACGGCAACACGGTGACCAGCGCTAATGGGTACAAAACCCGGCGCTTCGATGACGTGATGGATGAGGTTCGGGGTTTCTTCGAGGTCCATGACTCGCTCGGCACGGTGGCCGGCGGCCTCCACGTGGAGATGACGGGCGACGACGTCGCTGAGTGCCTCGGCGGCGCTGATCCTATTCGCGAGGACCAGTTCGATGACCTCTACGAGTCACTCTGCGACCCGCGGCTCAACCATCGTCAGTCTTTGGAGATGGCCTTCCTCGTCTCTGGCGCGCTCGCGGATCGGGGCCCGCGCGGCTGA
- a CDS encoding lysophospholipid acyltransferase family protein — protein sequence MFYWVMKRLLIAPLVKILFRPWVKGLENIPTSGGAILASNHLSVSDSIFLPVEVDRPVVFLAKSEYFTGQGLKGKITAAFFRLTNQLPMDRSGGPASAKSLGAGEKALLDGKLLGIYPEGTRSPDGKLYRGKLGVAKLALSTGVPVIPVAMIGTDKVQPIGKTVPNIRRVGMIIGEPLDFSRYAGLEDDRYVQRSVTDEIMYAIMRLSGQEYADLYAASVKNQRQTPPEATDGGASGPE from the coding sequence GTGTTTTATTGGGTGATGAAACGGCTCTTGATTGCGCCGTTGGTCAAGATTCTCTTTCGGCCATGGGTGAAGGGCCTTGAGAACATCCCCACGTCGGGCGGCGCGATTCTCGCCAGCAATCATCTGTCGGTGTCCGACTCCATCTTCTTACCCGTCGAGGTCGACCGCCCAGTGGTGTTCTTGGCCAAAAGTGAATACTTCACGGGCCAAGGGCTCAAAGGGAAGATCACTGCCGCGTTCTTCCGCCTGACGAATCAACTCCCCATGGATCGCTCCGGCGGACCCGCTTCGGCGAAGTCGCTCGGTGCGGGGGAGAAGGCGCTGTTGGACGGGAAATTGCTGGGCATCTACCCAGAGGGCACGCGAAGCCCGGATGGGAAGCTGTACCGAGGAAAACTCGGCGTCGCCAAACTGGCGCTCTCCACGGGGGTGCCGGTCATCCCCGTGGCGATGATCGGTACGGACAAGGTGCAACCCATCGGCAAGACGGTCCCCAATATTCGGCGCGTCGGCATGATCATTGGGGAGCCGCTGGACTTTTCCCGGTATGCCGGGCTGGAGGACGATCGCTACGTTCAGCGATCGGTGACCGACGAGATCATGTACGCGATCATGCGTTTGTCCGGTCAAGAGTACGCGGACCTCTACGCTGCGTCGGTGAAGAACCAACGGCAGACGCCGCCCGAGGCTACCGACGGCGGCGCCTCTGGCCCGGAGTGA
- a CDS encoding alpha/beta hydrolase, translating into MDLPNDPLSPLAVSPSGARDAVVVLHGFTSSPASVRGWAEDLLSAGYAVELPLLPGHGTRWENLAATPWTAWRDAAVAAYDRLQRNHRRVFVCGLSMGGALALEVAAARQPAGLALANPALTFADPTAHLAPVLKYAVPTVAAIANDIARPGQDEHAYSRTPVAAVAQLGALFRHVRTVLPRVNAPLVAFRSTTDHVVPDSSLETLWKRVGTDPARRRVYYLEQSYHVATLDFDADRITTETLRFFANLSAPEIAGQPVSYS; encoded by the coding sequence ATGGACCTTCCCAACGATCCACTCTCGCCCCTCGCGGTCAGCCCCTCCGGCGCGCGCGACGCCGTCGTGGTCCTTCACGGCTTTACATCCTCCCCAGCCAGCGTGCGCGGTTGGGCCGAGGACTTGTTGAGCGCTGGCTACGCCGTCGAGCTCCCCCTCCTCCCTGGCCACGGCACCCGCTGGGAGAACCTGGCCGCCACGCCGTGGACGGCCTGGCGGGATGCCGCAGTGGCGGCCTACGACCGGCTCCAGCGAAACCACCGGCGCGTGTTCGTCTGCGGCCTCTCCATGGGTGGCGCACTGGCGTTGGAAGTTGCGGCTGCACGGCAGCCTGCGGGGCTGGCCCTCGCGAATCCGGCGTTGACCTTCGCTGACCCCACTGCCCACTTGGCCCCAGTCCTGAAATATGCCGTACCCACCGTCGCTGCGATCGCCAACGACATTGCGCGGCCTGGCCAGGACGAGCATGCATACTCGCGCACCCCCGTCGCCGCTGTGGCCCAGCTGGGCGCCCTCTTCCGTCATGTCCGCACCGTGCTGCCCCGCGTCAACGCTCCGCTGGTGGCCTTCCGATCCACCACGGACCACGTCGTTCCCGACTCGAGCCTGGAGACCCTTTGGAAGCGCGTCGGAACGGATCCGGCGCGGCGGCGCGTGTATTACTTGGAACAGAGCTACCACGTGGCCACGCTCGATTTCGATGCCGACCGGATCACCACCGAAACGCTGCGCTTCTTCGCCAACCTTTCTGCCCCGGAGATCGCAGGCCAGCCTGTAAGTTACTCTTGA
- a CDS encoding AMP-dependent synthetase/ligase, whose product MHEKSVAPLIVSPKETNATDFVLRQEANPENLALFSVPSADGTWTDISAQEFAADARRIAKGLMASGLNAGDRIGIMSRTRYEWTLVDFAIWFAGCVSVPVYETSSPSQVAWILGDSEAHAAFVEAGRHENVVRQAAQQEQLAIADVWQFDDDGLDELRQLGAEVSDEDLEARRSSLTLDSLATIIYTSGTTGRPKGCELTHANFVELAENAVASLNSVVYPGSSTIMFLPLAHVFARFIAVLSVAAGTRVGHTADVKNLLEDLQSYQPTFLLAVPRVFEKVYNNSMLKAEDAGKGKIFHAAAATAIAWSEAQETGGPSFFLNVKHKVFDKLLYSKIRAAMGGKVTHAVSGGAPLGSRLGHFFRGLGVTILEGYGLTETTAPITVNTPQLNKVGTVGPPLPGNSVRIADDGEILAQGVCVMRGYYQRDDLTEDAIRDGWFHTGDIGELDDHGYLKITGRKKEILVTAGGKNVIPAQLEDSIRSHAIVSQCVVVGDQKPFIAALVTIDEEALPGWLQRHHLEAQTVEQAAQLPQLKEEIQSIVDQANSHVSQAEAIKEFRIVPSDFTEASGHLTPSMKIKRAQVLKDFAGVVDDIYGQATS is encoded by the coding sequence GTGCACGAGAAGAGCGTCGCCCCGCTGATCGTCAGCCCGAAGGAAACCAACGCCACCGATTTTGTGTTGCGTCAGGAGGCAAACCCGGAGAACCTCGCGTTGTTCTCCGTGCCATCGGCTGACGGCACCTGGACAGATATCAGCGCGCAGGAGTTTGCGGCCGACGCGCGCCGTATCGCCAAGGGGCTCATGGCCAGCGGCCTCAACGCGGGAGACCGCATCGGCATCATGTCCCGGACCCGCTACGAGTGGACCCTCGTCGACTTCGCCATTTGGTTCGCTGGTTGCGTCTCCGTTCCGGTCTATGAAACGTCCTCGCCGTCTCAGGTGGCCTGGATCTTGGGCGATTCCGAAGCCCACGCCGCTTTTGTCGAGGCCGGACGCCACGAGAACGTGGTCCGCCAGGCAGCGCAACAGGAGCAGCTGGCCATTGCCGACGTCTGGCAGTTCGACGACGACGGTTTGGACGAGCTGCGGCAGCTCGGCGCCGAGGTCAGCGACGAGGACCTCGAGGCACGCCGTTCCTCGCTCACGCTCGACTCCCTCGCCACCATTATTTACACCTCCGGTACCACCGGCCGGCCTAAAGGCTGCGAGCTAACCCACGCCAACTTTGTGGAGCTGGCCGAGAACGCCGTCGCATCGCTGAATTCGGTGGTGTATCCCGGCTCGTCCACCATTATGTTTCTCCCGCTGGCGCATGTCTTCGCCCGTTTCATCGCCGTCTTGAGCGTGGCGGCGGGCACCCGAGTGGGGCACACGGCCGATGTGAAGAACCTCTTGGAGGACCTCCAAAGCTATCAGCCCACGTTCCTCCTCGCGGTCCCCCGCGTCTTTGAGAAGGTCTACAACAACTCGATGCTCAAGGCTGAAGATGCCGGCAAGGGAAAGATCTTCCATGCCGCGGCCGCCACGGCCATTGCCTGGTCTGAAGCCCAAGAGACCGGCGGCCCGTCCTTCTTCCTCAACGTCAAACACAAGGTGTTCGACAAGCTGCTCTACAGCAAGATTCGTGCTGCGATGGGTGGCAAAGTGACCCACGCCGTCTCGGGTGGCGCCCCGCTGGGATCGCGTCTAGGGCACTTTTTCCGAGGACTCGGCGTCACGATTCTCGAAGGGTACGGCCTGACGGAAACGACGGCGCCCATTACGGTGAACACCCCGCAGTTGAACAAGGTTGGCACCGTTGGCCCGCCCCTGCCGGGCAACTCCGTACGCATCGCTGATGACGGTGAGATCTTGGCCCAGGGCGTGTGCGTCATGCGCGGCTACTATCAGCGCGATGATCTGACTGAAGACGCCATCCGTGACGGCTGGTTCCATACGGGTGACATTGGTGAGCTGGATGACCACGGCTACCTCAAGATCACCGGCCGGAAGAAGGAAATTCTGGTGACCGCTGGTGGGAAGAACGTGATTCCCGCTCAGCTCGAGGACAGCATCCGCTCCCACGCGATCGTGTCTCAGTGCGTGGTGGTCGGCGACCAGAAGCCCTTTATCGCCGCGCTCGTGACGATTGACGAGGAAGCCCTGCCCGGATGGCTCCAGCGTCATCACCTCGAGGCCCAAACAGTTGAACAGGCGGCCCAGTTGCCACAGCTAAAGGAGGAGATCCAGAGCATTGTGGACCAGGCCAACAGCCACGTCTCTCAGGCAGAAGCCATCAAGGAATTCCGCATTGTTCCGTCGGACTTCACGGAAGCGTCCGGTCACCTCACCCCGTCGATGAAAATCAAGCGGGCGCAGGTCCTGAAAGACTTCGCGGGCGTAGTCGACGACATCTACGGGCAGGCGACGTCCTAG
- a CDS encoding MinD/ParA family ATP-binding protein codes for MTEQPKNSRPEDSSTSSSADASQNHSSEAADAPNEEPTTVEENPVDGDPRQGELPDERGQALREDPLEQVLNEAMRATAEDATRFPAREQSGELDRPSADQGDEAAASASVPERADSLTADRLIPPREKSPESGWRRWLYQATLGRVNVGDSDAVRMRRMRETKIKGPLEGGTKFITVLSRKGGVGKTTATTLLGMALAEVREDRVAALDANPDRGTLSDRSPGTARFTGRQLVQNRYLVDSFAKISQYAARKGSRLHVLASDTDPHVAEAFDDSDYRVVTDLMSKFYSIVLTDSGTGMVHSVMRGSLEKSDLVVLVSGASVDEARLASETLSWLEAHGRKDLAQQAIVVINQSAGLSRGVKVDEIEAHFTSRVDSVVRLPYDPHLAEGSEVALDRLRPATREAVMELAALVVDQLRGA; via the coding sequence ATGACTGAGCAGCCGAAGAACTCGCGCCCGGAGGATTCATCGACGTCTTCCTCCGCGGATGCCTCGCAGAACCACTCCTCCGAGGCGGCAGATGCACCGAACGAGGAACCTACGACGGTGGAAGAGAACCCCGTGGATGGCGACCCGCGGCAGGGCGAGCTGCCAGACGAGCGTGGGCAGGCCCTGCGGGAAGACCCGTTGGAGCAGGTGCTGAACGAGGCCATGCGTGCCACAGCCGAGGATGCAACGCGCTTTCCCGCGAGAGAACAGTCGGGCGAGTTGGATCGCCCCTCGGCGGATCAAGGGGACGAGGCGGCGGCCTCCGCCAGCGTCCCCGAGCGCGCCGATTCCTTAACCGCCGATCGGCTGATCCCTCCGCGCGAGAAGAGTCCGGAAAGTGGCTGGCGCCGTTGGCTCTATCAAGCGACGCTGGGACGCGTGAACGTCGGGGACTCGGATGCGGTCCGCATGCGGCGCATGCGGGAGACCAAAATTAAGGGACCGCTCGAGGGCGGGACCAAGTTCATCACCGTGCTCTCGCGGAAGGGCGGCGTGGGTAAAACCACTGCGACGACCCTGCTGGGGATGGCCTTGGCAGAAGTACGGGAGGACCGCGTAGCAGCCCTCGACGCGAACCCGGACCGGGGAACGCTCAGCGATCGGTCACCAGGTACCGCGCGCTTTACCGGCCGCCAGCTCGTGCAGAACCGGTATCTCGTGGATTCCTTCGCCAAGATTTCCCAGTACGCCGCACGGAAGGGGTCGCGCCTACACGTGCTGGCCTCTGACACGGACCCGCACGTCGCGGAAGCGTTCGACGATTCGGATTACCGTGTAGTGACGGATCTGATGAGCAAGTTCTACTCGATCGTCCTCACCGACTCGGGCACTGGCATGGTGCACTCGGTGATGCGGGGGTCGCTGGAGAAATCAGACCTCGTGGTGTTGGTGTCCGGAGCGAGCGTGGATGAGGCACGCTTAGCCTCAGAAACCCTGTCGTGGCTCGAGGCCCATGGGCGCAAGGATCTGGCGCAGCAGGCCATTGTAGTGATCAACCAGTCGGCTGGACTCAGCCGCGGCGTCAAGGTGGACGAGATCGAAGCGCACTTCACAAGCCGCGTCGACTCGGTGGTTCGATTGCCGTACGACCCGCATTTGGCCGAGGGATCTGAGGTGGCCTTGGACCGCCTGCGCCCGGCGACGCGTGAGGCGGTCATGGAGCTGGCCGCCTTGGTGGTGGATCAGCTGCGCGGAGCCTAG